Proteins from one Campylobacter concisus genomic window:
- the ssb gene encoding single-stranded DNA-binding protein, with the protein MFNKIVLVGHLTRDIKLRYTQGGAAIGSSGIAVTRKYTLNGEKREETCFIDITFFGKQAEIANQYLNKGSKLLIEGRLKFDQWTDNNGQNRSKHTVAVENMEMLGDAKQNNQGYQQGAPKKPQQQKQPQRQQYSEPQYPEYPDVDSDEIDGTNEIPF; encoded by the coding sequence ATGTTTAACAAAATAGTTTTAGTGGGACATCTCACGCGAGACATCAAGCTTAGATACACCCAAGGCGGCGCGGCGATAGGCAGCTCCGGCATTGCCGTAACCCGAAAATACACGCTAAACGGAGAGAAGCGCGAGGAAACTTGCTTTATAGACATAACGTTTTTTGGTAAGCAAGCAGAGATAGCAAATCAGTATCTCAACAAGGGATCGAAGCTGCTTATCGAAGGAAGACTTAAATTTGATCAATGGACGGACAATAACGGACAAAATAGAAGCAAGCATACGGTAGCCGTCGAAAATATGGAAATGCTAGGTGATGCAAAACAAAACAATCAAGGCTATCAACAAGGAGCGCCTAAGAAACCACAGCAGCAAAAACAGCCTCAACGCCAACAATATAGCGAGCCACAATACCCTGAATACCCAGATGTAGATAGTGACGAGATAGACGGCACTAATGAAATACCATTTTAA
- a CDS encoding RecT family recombinase, which produces MNQIQQTKPQSPAKNFNNLMAKFAEQKMSEIVALSGGSKVKADKFVTDLTLLGMDKNILECEPISVFSVALKIAQVGLSIVKEQKQAYIVPFVEQGIKKAQLQIGYIGWRILAKRAGYDIDAELVYECDKFEYTVDENGKKFIFEANLKDRNETDAAWINENLLGAMVWARDKSGVTRDFISAKKLNQLKNTNQAVKKGKFSAWTNWSEEMFKAKAIKYVASKLPTDDFMLMSAVNAENEAYKDQPRIEQQPQNLNELLSSSEKPNSSIGAKNSQTEYIEATPLEVEIATVKENLTVEPMPLDLLQSELVKRGASETEAEKLVERLSIDDATAYLNDPNSIDNLIENLRN; this is translated from the coding sequence ATGAACCAAATACAACAAACTAAACCCCAAAGTCCGGCAAAGAATTTCAACAACCTGATGGCGAAATTCGCCGAGCAAAAGATGAGCGAGATAGTAGCCCTTAGCGGTGGCAGCAAAGTCAAGGCGGATAAATTCGTAACCGATTTAACCCTGCTCGGAATGGATAAGAATATTTTAGAGTGCGAGCCCATATCGGTCTTTAGCGTCGCGCTAAAAATCGCACAGGTAGGTCTATCTATCGTAAAAGAGCAAAAGCAGGCCTATATTGTGCCATTCGTGGAACAAGGTATTAAAAAAGCTCAATTACAAATAGGCTACATCGGCTGGCGAATTTTAGCTAAGCGTGCAGGATACGATATAGATGCAGAGCTGGTGTACGAGTGCGATAAATTTGAATATACCGTCGATGAAAACGGCAAAAAATTCATATTTGAAGCCAATCTAAAAGACCGCAACGAAACAGACGCCGCATGGATAAACGAGAATTTACTCGGCGCAATGGTATGGGCTAGAGACAAAAGCGGCGTAACTAGAGATTTTATCAGCGCGAAAAAGCTAAACCAGCTAAAGAATACCAACCAAGCGGTAAAAAAGGGCAAATTTTCGGCATGGACGAACTGGAGCGAGGAGATGTTTAAAGCAAAGGCCATTAAATACGTCGCTTCAAAGCTGCCAACCGATGATTTTATGCTAATGAGTGCGGTAAATGCCGAAAACGAGGCTTACAAAGACCAACCAAGAATAGAGCAGCAACCACAAAACCTAAACGAGCTTTTGAGTAGTTCGGAAAAACCGAACAGCTCAATTGGTGCAAAAAATTCACAAACTGAATACATCGAAGCTACGCCCCTTGAAGTTGAAATCGCAACTGTAAAAGAAAATTTGACAGTTGAGCCAATGCCCCTCGATCTATTACAAAGCGAACTGGTGAAACGAGGTGCAAGTGAAACAGAGGCTGAAAAATTAGTTGAGAGGTTAAGTATTGATGATGCTACTGCCTATCTAAACGACCCAAATAGCATAGACAATTTAATAGAAAATTTAAGGAACTAA
- a CDS encoding helix-turn-helix domain-containing protein: MADEKEIYYDNEIDHVVIVSGKYVDKIKLDTEPKYSNYTKIEEELIQKVSALYGSPVAPSKGGTKHIELKSENGDELYVLEWHYEKQNIVKRVCKELGITQRELAERIGMSADSLRTLSAKGQISTQTEAAINLVLENENLKKELENYKALRTAIKTMID; this comes from the coding sequence ATGGCAGATGAAAAAGAAATATATTATGACAACGAAATAGACCATGTAGTGATTGTGTCTGGCAAATATGTCGATAAAATAAAGCTAGATACAGAGCCAAAATACTCAAATTATACAAAAATAGAGGAAGAGCTAATACAAAAAGTTTCGGCGCTATACGGGTCACCTGTTGCTCCATCTAAGGGCGGAACTAAGCACATAGAGCTTAAGTCTGAAAATGGCGATGAGCTTTATGTGTTAGAGTGGCATTACGAAAAACAAAACATAGTTAAGCGTGTGTGTAAAGAGCTTGGCATCACGCAAAGAGAGTTGGCGGAGAGAATAGGAATGAGTGCGGATAGCTTGCGAACGCTAAGCGCAAAAGGGCAAATCAGCACGCAAACCGAAGCCGCCATAAATTTGGTGCTTGAAAACGAAAATTTAAAAAAGGAGCTTGAAAACTACAAAGCGTTAAGAACTGCGATAAAAACGATGATTGATTAA
- a CDS encoding GTP pyrophosphokinase family protein, whose amino-acid sequence MSENATPMSREINAVGKSIRDDTFAEEGQQRLNSYRSLHIPIMRALATVVRNKKLKPKITARRLKRFSSIEKKLKRFPTMRLSQMQDIAGVRAVFDNIKEVYNFASDMRRTYKNQRNFKFLSDKDYIGEPKPDGYRSIHQIFTYQKGQFEQESKGLSVELQIRTLLQHYWATAVEILSFKTSSNLKLGEGEEYYKEFFRLCSTLIAHQEKTPIHNDYKELNKAEIIHKIAKLDQEHNILKNLSALTLTSKNIQADTKNKNFYYYVMELNLDSNQLFIRGFRQKEANDAKLYYAALEHRKDTSNIDVVLISIDKVKQLKGAYPNYFLDSKNFIRFIEKHYEALDKVLFTEKE is encoded by the coding sequence ATGAGCGAAAATGCAACTCCGATGTCGCGAGAAATAAACGCCGTCGGAAAATCCATAAGGGACGATACTTTTGCTGAAGAAGGTCAACAGCGTTTAAATTCATATCGAAGCCTGCATATACCTATTATGCGAGCACTAGCCACGGTCGTAAGGAATAAAAAGCTAAAGCCAAAAATTACCGCAAGGAGGCTAAAGCGTTTTTCATCGATAGAGAAAAAGCTTAAACGATTTCCGACCATGAGACTATCACAAATGCAAGATATAGCTGGCGTAAGAGCAGTTTTTGACAATATAAAAGAAGTCTATAATTTTGCAAGCGATATGCGACGAACCTACAAAAATCAGCGCAATTTTAAATTCCTTAGCGATAAAGATTATATAGGCGAGCCTAAACCGGATGGGTACCGCTCAATACATCAGATTTTTACCTATCAAAAAGGGCAATTTGAGCAAGAGAGTAAAGGACTTAGCGTAGAACTTCAGATTAGAACGCTTTTACAGCACTACTGGGCGACAGCAGTTGAAATTTTATCTTTTAAAACTAGCTCCAATCTAAAGCTCGGCGAGGGAGAGGAATATTACAAAGAGTTTTTTCGGCTGTGCAGCACCCTAATTGCACATCAAGAAAAAACGCCCATCCACAACGACTACAAAGAGCTAAATAAAGCGGAAATTATCCATAAAATCGCCAAGCTGGACCAAGAGCACAATATTCTTAAAAATTTATCGGCTCTTACTTTGACGAGTAAAAATATCCAAGCCGATACGAAAAATAAAAATTTCTACTACTACGTCATGGAGTTAAATTTGGACAGCAACCAGCTTTTTATTAGGGGCTTTAGACAAAAAGAAGCAAATGACGCTAAACTCTACTATGCTGCGCTAGAACACCGAAAAGATACAAGCAATATCGACGTAGTGCTTATATCAATAGATAAAGTAAAACAGCTAAAAGGTGCGTATCCAAACTATTTTCTAGATAGTAAAAATTTTATTAGGTTTATTGAAAAACACTATGAAGCGCTAGATAAGGTTTTATTTACAGAAAAGGAGTAA
- a CDS encoding PD-(D/E)XK nuclease-like domain-containing protein: MLTNKEYHARPEISKSDLDLLARSPLHLKMKNELRSEPTKALLLGSAVHKLVLEPKDFSNEFSVEPDVDKRTKEGKAIYNDFLENLGDKTSLDLDIFGSAVEIANSVNSMRETAVFLRDGLAEQSYFSEINGVAVKCRPDFYNEKIGAVIDLKTTSDASATGFARSVASFNYHVQAAFYSDILRSLGKEVNYFLFIAVETKAPYFVGFYELDAAAIEQGRKAYLELLELYKYCRERDEWWGYAKKDGDKIEAVQTLSLPTWKFYENTA; this comes from the coding sequence ATGCTAACAAATAAAGAATACCACGCACGCCCTGAAATATCAAAGAGTGACCTTGACCTACTAGCACGTAGCCCCTTACACTTAAAAATGAAAAACGAGCTTAGGAGTGAGCCTACAAAAGCTTTGCTCTTAGGCTCTGCGGTGCATAAGCTAGTATTAGAGCCAAAAGATTTTTCAAATGAGTTTAGCGTGGAGCCTGACGTTGATAAACGCACCAAAGAGGGCAAAGCGATCTACAACGATTTTTTAGAAAATTTAGGCGATAAAACCTCGCTTGATCTTGATATTTTTGGCTCAGCCGTAGAGATAGCAAACTCGGTTAATTCCATGCGTGAAACAGCTGTATTTTTAAGAGACGGACTAGCCGAACAAAGCTATTTTAGTGAGATAAATGGCGTTGCGGTTAAATGTCGCCCTGATTTTTATAATGAGAAAATAGGAGCAGTGATCGATCTAAAAACGACCTCAGACGCTTCGGCTACTGGCTTTGCTAGATCGGTAGCTAGTTTTAATTACCACGTGCAAGCAGCGTTTTACAGCGATATTTTAAGAAGCTTAGGCAAAGAGGTAAATTATTTCTTGTTTATCGCCGTTGAAACGAAAGCCCCTTATTTTGTAGGCTTTTATGAGCTTGACGCCGCAGCGATAGAGCAAGGTCGCAAGGCATATCTTGAACTACTAGAGCTTTACAAATATTGCCGTGAGCGTGACGAGTGGTGGGGTTATGCGAAAAAAGACGGCGACAAGATAGAGGCGGTGCAAACTTTAAGCCTACCGACGTGGAAATTTTACGAAAATACAGCGTAG
- a CDS encoding Panacea domain-containing protein, giving the protein MFEVKAIAHALHYLITKYSGNKEKIANRMAILKLFFFAQRYHLRAYGRLIAKDRFVAMDHGPVSSIALDIMRENFYQVLEDDKKFSQKIIHSFDDRLVQALGDVEDYDELSDTDLEALNFALENFGRMDQWELVDSTHEYREWGKHKKELKNKKCVDMDILDFFGKNPPDSPYDSIPQAQVDLNKKWFTGDFE; this is encoded by the coding sequence ATGTTTGAAGTAAAAGCGATAGCGCACGCCTTGCATTATCTTATAACTAAATACAGCGGCAACAAGGAAAAAATCGCCAATAGAATGGCCATCTTAAAATTATTCTTTTTTGCGCAAAGATACCACCTAAGGGCTTACGGCAGGCTAATAGCCAAAGACAGGTTCGTGGCTATGGATCACGGCCCGGTATCTAGCATCGCTTTGGATATTATGAGGGAAAATTTTTATCAAGTCTTGGAGGACGATAAAAAATTTTCTCAAAAAATAATACATAGCTTTGACGATAGGCTAGTTCAGGCTTTGGGCGACGTAGAGGACTATGACGAGCTAAGCGATACCGATCTCGAAGCTTTAAATTTCGCGCTCGAAAATTTCGGACGCATGGATCAGTGGGAGCTGGTAGACAGCACCCACGAGTATCGCGAGTGGGGAAAGCACAAAAAAGAGCTTAAAAATAAAAAATGCGTAGATATGGATATTTTGGACTTTTTCGGCAAAAACCCGCCCGACAGTCCATACGATAGCATCCCGCAAGCTCAAGTAGATTTAAATAAAAAATGGTTTACGGGCGATTTTGAATGA
- a CDS encoding DNA adenine methylase: MPTTLSPLRYPGGKSKLADFVDNTIKLNGIEKPIYCEPFCGGAGVAIDLLLKNKVDKIILNDYDIGIYSFWKAVLDDTERLVQKIVSTKITIQDRNNQRQIYDELSKKREYNLDLAFATLFLNRTSVSGIIRGGVIGGKDQKGKYKIGDRFNKEKILEKINRIAALKDKIELFNLDCSELINTYLKNYTDKNNLFIFFDPPYYKQGKNLYTNFFTHQDHENLGLAIKNMDEYFWILTYDHAPEILEIYKKNNPKKYMLQYSANIKTMSTELFFCSPRTIVESFGKVEFEE; encoded by the coding sequence ATGCCGACAACGCTGTCTCCCCTCCGCTATCCGGGCGGAAAAAGCAAACTAGCCGACTTCGTGGATAATACCATAAAGCTAAACGGTATAGAAAAACCTATTTATTGTGAACCTTTTTGCGGCGGCGCGGGCGTGGCCATAGATTTATTGCTAAAAAATAAAGTAGATAAAATCATCTTAAACGACTACGATATAGGCATTTATTCTTTTTGGAAAGCCGTATTAGATGATACTGAAAGGCTTGTCCAAAAAATAGTTTCTACCAAAATAACAATACAAGACAGAAATAACCAGCGACAAATTTATGATGAACTATCAAAAAAAAGGGAGTATAACCTAGACCTTGCGTTTGCTACGCTATTTTTAAATAGAACAAGCGTGTCGGGCATCATAAGGGGCGGAGTTATAGGGGGAAAAGACCAAAAGGGCAAATATAAGATCGGCGATAGATTTAATAAAGAAAAGATTTTAGAAAAAATAAATCGTATAGCCGCCCTCAAAGATAAAATAGAATTATTTAATCTTGATTGTAGCGAACTTATAAATACTTACCTGAAAAACTATACCGATAAAAATAACTTATTTATATTCTTTGACCCGCCGTATTATAAACAAGGTAAAAACTTATATACTAATTTTTTTACCCACCAAGATCACGAAAATTTGGGCTTGGCCATAAAAAACATGGATGAGTATTTTTGGATATTAACATACGATCATGCCCCTGAAATATTGGAGATATATAAAAAAAACAACCCTAAAAAATATATGCTTCAATATTCGGCCAACATCAAAACTATGTCCACAGAGTTGTTTTTTTGTAGTCCAAGAACAATAGTCGAGTCTTTTGGGAAAGTAGAGTTTGAAGAATAA
- a CDS encoding AAA family ATPase, with protein MNEKDMRIFIKKITIHDFRAFSGKNPDGSSKIYEIELGEHITCISGHNGIGKSTILAMLSNCGELKKRDGILLNGDQFSGEYSSIIKYDKEYDTTGEKCSIFFRTPDNTTDTSGFRLPKILNFRAAVQQDGTRYRLLPKKTEERQTESKIEWPTYYLGLSRLYPIGESENVDISGLRIDTTIKEEMFRAYSHILNANIADNIDSSFISPSDAKKKKGVGIKTDKYGVLSNSSGQDNLGQILMTVFSFQNLKNTLEKKENYWHDGGILLIDEIDAALHPAAQNKLFRFLYKKSQELNLQIVFTTHSLSLLEYITKAHTLNTHNKSLVVQYLTSGRGDVEILKNPTIERIRRDLLILTGETKENPKIDILTEDDVGRWFLEKIIDQSILDIKLNFIDCTFGCGEIAKLVSGSKIFNNIIVVLDPDISSQQSRQDVENNLKKGNGYWALKNPVERDGRCIFALPGDKPIENMLWEYVNASPENHKMYFDQALEEEGIYKRNLIDEQINELTKQKEWFYKNKYIMDTVLYYWIDDNKDIINDFIKNFKCEYNKIARKIGIDKIQ; from the coding sequence GTGAATGAAAAAGATATGCGCATTTTTATAAAGAAAATAACAATACATGACTTTAGAGCTTTTTCCGGCAAAAATCCGGATGGCAGCTCTAAGATATATGAAATCGAACTTGGCGAACATATAACTTGCATATCCGGACACAACGGAATAGGCAAATCTACCATTTTGGCCATGCTTAGTAATTGTGGCGAACTTAAAAAACGAGATGGAATTTTGCTAAATGGAGATCAATTTTCGGGTGAATATAGTTCAATTATAAAATATGATAAAGAATATGATACTACAGGCGAAAAATGTAGTATATTTTTTAGAACGCCAGACAATACGACGGATACATCAGGCTTTAGACTTCCAAAAATACTTAATTTTAGAGCTGCCGTCCAGCAGGATGGAACTAGGTATAGGTTGCTACCCAAAAAAACAGAAGAAAGACAAACTGAAAGTAAAATAGAGTGGCCAACTTATTATTTGGGCCTTTCAAGACTATACCCTATCGGAGAATCCGAAAATGTAGATATAAGCGGATTAAGAATTGATACTACAATTAAAGAAGAAATGTTTAGGGCATACTCTCATATTTTAAATGCCAATATTGCCGATAACATAGACTCAAGCTTCATAAGTCCGTCTGATGCCAAGAAAAAAAAGGGTGTTGGAATAAAAACGGATAAATACGGAGTATTATCTAATTCGTCCGGGCAGGATAATTTGGGACAAATTTTAATGACAGTATTTTCGTTTCAGAATCTAAAAAATACTCTAGAAAAAAAAGAAAATTACTGGCATGACGGCGGAATCTTACTTATAGACGAGATAGATGCTGCATTACACCCAGCTGCCCAAAATAAGCTCTTTAGGTTTTTATATAAAAAATCTCAAGAGTTAAACCTACAAATAGTCTTCACTACCCATAGCTTAAGTCTTTTAGAGTATATAACAAAAGCGCACACCCTAAATACACACAATAAATCTCTGGTCGTTCAGTATCTTACAAGCGGAAGGGGCGATGTTGAAATTTTAAAAAACCCAACGATAGAAAGAATTCGTCGCGATTTGCTAATATTAACCGGCGAAACAAAAGAGAACCCAAAAATAGATATACTTACGGAAGATGATGTCGGAAGATGGTTTTTAGAAAAGATTATCGATCAGTCTATCCTGGACATAAAGCTAAATTTTATAGACTGCACCTTTGGTTGCGGAGAGATAGCAAAGCTAGTTAGCGGTAGTAAAATTTTTAATAATATTATCGTGGTTTTAGACCCTGATATTTCAAGCCAACAAAGCAGGCAAGACGTAGAAAATAACTTAAAAAAAGGTAATGGTTATTGGGCATTGAAAAACCCGGTAGAGCGCGACGGTAGATGTATTTTTGCTCTACCCGGCGATAAACCTATCGAAAATATGCTATGGGAATACGTCAACGCTTCGCCAGAAAATCATAAAATGTATTTTGACCAAGCATTAGAGGAAGAAGGAATTTATAAAAGAAATTTAATTGATGAACAAATAAACGAGTTAACAAAACAAAAAGAATGGTTTTACAAGAATAAATATATAATGGATACAGTGCTTTATTATTGGATTGACGATAATAAAGATATTATTAATGACTTTATTAAGAATTTTAAGTGCGAATATAATAAAATAGCCAGAAAAATAGGCATAGATAAAATACAATAA
- a CDS encoding XRE family transcriptional regulator, whose product MKEFKDKLSDLLKEKGINTIQFADILGISQPLVSQWLAGEKRTKKHLLPLAKFSGYPIAYWLDDAIEKPIEAHKYTDNISSNSTKTVYIPFYKDGVVSAGRGAENDDFGEPELLPFNPNDLKIMFNVSPHAKLGIVPCFGNSMEPTIKESDLVVFCDDINQIEGAIYVCKYENEIFIKRIKKRPTLALISDNKDYEPIIIEEELNVEILGRVVGCYAINSKRI is encoded by the coding sequence ATGAAAGAATTTAAAGATAAATTGTCAGATTTACTAAAAGAAAAAGGTATAAATACTATACAATTTGCCGATATTTTAGGCATTTCACAGCCTTTAGTTAGCCAGTGGTTAGCTGGAGAAAAGAGGACAAAAAAACATTTATTGCCACTGGCTAAATTTTCAGGCTATCCGATCGCTTATTGGCTAGATGATGCCATAGAAAAACCGATAGAAGCCCATAAATATACAGATAATATATCTTCTAACAGTACCAAAACTGTATATATCCCTTTTTATAAAGACGGGGTAGTTTCTGCAGGTCGTGGCGCCGAAAACGACGATTTTGGCGAACCTGAATTGCTGCCTTTTAATCCAAACGATTTAAAAATTATGTTTAACGTTAGCCCACACGCAAAGTTAGGCATTGTTCCTTGTTTCGGTAACTCAATGGAGCCGACTATTAAAGAAAGTGACTTGGTTGTTTTTTGTGATGACATAAACCAAATAGAGGGCGCTATTTATGTTTGCAAATATGAAAACGAAATATTTATAAAAAGAATAAAAAAACGTCCTACATTGGCGTTAATAAGTGACAATAAGGACTATGAGCCAATAATTATCGAGGAAGAGTTAAACGTCGAAATTTTAGGGCGTGTTGTTGGTTGTTATGCCATAAACTCTAAACGAATTTAA
- a CDS encoding helix-turn-helix domain-containing protein — MSDNLQNGYAICFNSWLFDERIQNELRLLILISSLSAKEGYCYASNEYLGEKLGKSKDWASSGVTKLKNLGYIEVELQKFGAVVTNRKIKIVALENAARPRTENPTSADGENQVADGKSNVREREIQRPPYNVCARNNNTSQENYKLLKLQANNNPLPPKGVSLPDFIDPNLWQEYLSYKKERREKLTQKGIEMKFSEWAKWASEGIDVNECLREAMRNEWQGVFKPKTQGGSGRNVPNNATTNPHGLNQGTLNTMRAFREFEAQLIASGQGHRVGGNYDDK; from the coding sequence ATGAGTGATAATTTGCAAAACGGATATGCAATTTGCTTTAATTCTTGGCTATTTGATGAAAGGATACAAAACGAGCTTAGGCTGTTGATCTTAATATCCTCCTTGTCGGCAAAAGAGGGCTATTGTTACGCGTCTAACGAGTATTTAGGCGAGAAGTTGGGTAAGTCTAAAGATTGGGCTAGCTCTGGTGTAACAAAATTAAAAAATCTAGGTTACATCGAGGTTGAATTGCAAAAATTCGGCGCGGTAGTAACTAATCGAAAAATTAAGATCGTAGCCCTAGAAAACGCAGCTCGTCCGCGAACGGAAAATCCAACGTCCGCCGACGGAGAAAATCAGGTCGCCGACGGAAAATCCAACGTCCGCGAACGGGAAATCCAACGTCCGCCATATAATGTATGCGCGCGTAATAATAATACAAGCCAAGAAAATTACAAGCTATTAAAATTACAAGCTAATAATAACCCCCTACCCCCTAAGGGTGTTTCACTACCTGACTTCATCGATCCAAACCTTTGGCAAGAATATCTATCTTACAAAAAAGAGCGCAGGGAAAAATTGACGCAAAAGGGTATCGAGATGAAATTTAGCGAGTGGGCTAAATGGGCGAGCGAGGGCATAGACGTCAATGAGTGCCTAAGAGAAGCAATGCGTAACGAGTGGCAAGGGGTGTTTAAGCCCAAGACGCAAGGGGGTAGCGGGCGCAACGTGCCAAACAATGCTACGACAAACCCGCACGGCCTAAATCAAGGCACACTAAACACAATGCGAGCTTTTAGGGAATTTGAAGCCCAGCTAATAGCTAGCGGTCAAGGTCACAGAGTAGGAGGAAATTATGACGACAAATGA
- a CDS encoding DUF6475 domain-containing protein: MTTNEFYDVFMPIVEYYKADLSPAVIALYFEDLMDYEANELAAALKLVRQTRKYPTMPTSAEILEALNGDEGDKAQKALDELVYAIGRYGPYRSVCFKDGAIMSVVRARGGWVKVCNLEGQDWENFKKWDFAKLYKIYAKTPQICPDYLIGESEANNGFNGVGGNEPVYFIGGANDGKFMDVAKFKALTAQKSPVKSIVAGAIKRIGA, encoded by the coding sequence ATGACGACAAATGAGTTTTATGACGTATTTATGCCGATAGTCGAATACTACAAGGCTGATCTTAGCCCGGCGGTTATCGCACTTTATTTCGAGGACTTAATGGACTACGAGGCGAATGAATTAGCCGCGGCACTAAAACTAGTCAGACAAACGCGAAAATATCCTACGATGCCTACGTCTGCGGAAATTTTAGAAGCACTTAACGGAGACGAGGGCGACAAAGCGCAAAAAGCGTTAGACGAGCTGGTTTACGCGATAGGACGCTACGGACCTTATCGTAGCGTGTGCTTTAAAGACGGAGCGATAATGTCAGTAGTGCGTGCTAGGGGTGGCTGGGTAAAGGTTTGCAACCTAGAAGGGCAAGACTGGGAGAATTTTAAAAAGTGGGACTTTGCCAAGCTTTATAAGATTTACGCGAAAACCCCGCAAATTTGTCCCGATTATCTAATCGGCGAGAGCGAGGCGAATAACGGCTTTAACGGCGTAGGCGGAAACGAGCCAGTATATTTTATCGGTGGAGCTAACGACGGTAAATTTATGGATGTGGCTAAATTTAAAGCCTTAACGGCGCAAAAATCGCCCGTTAAGTCGATAGTGGCGGGTGCGATAAAAAGGATTGGTGCGTGA
- a CDS encoding DNA-methyltransferase: protein MELNKIYNTDCLNFMKNMPDACVDLVVTDPPYIINTKGGGLGKRPVYEKGDLAKIADGFDVKATLNELERICKKTNIFIFCSTKQKPEIMSWAYEKGLNVAELFWHKPNAAPFTNNTFKSDIENIIYIRAKGVKIRGRSKLFTQNAKKSEYGHPSEKPLSIIKSLILTSSNDGELVFDPFMGSGTTAAACKELNRNFIGCEIEAKYCEMAEKRLRKTIKGLI from the coding sequence ATGGAACTAAATAAAATTTATAACACTGACTGCTTAAATTTTATGAAAAATATGCCTGATGCGTGCGTTGATTTGGTCGTTACTGACCCACCTTACATCATAAATACAAAAGGCGGTGGATTAGGTAAGCGCCCAGTCTATGAAAAGGGCGATTTGGCAAAGATAGCTGATGGCTTTGACGTTAAAGCTACATTAAATGAGCTTGAACGAATTTGTAAAAAAACAAATATATTCATCTTTTGCTCTACCAAACAAAAGCCTGAGATAATGAGCTGGGCTTATGAAAAAGGGCTTAACGTAGCTGAGTTATTTTGGCACAAGCCTAACGCAGCACCTTTTACAAACAATACTTTTAAAAGTGACATCGAAAATATTATCTACATAAGAGCCAAAGGCGTCAAGATAAGAGGCAGATCAAAGCTCTTTACTCAAAACGCAAAAAAGAGCGAATACGGACATCCTAGTGAAAAGCCACTAAGTATTATCAAAAGCTTGATTTTAACTAGCTCAAACGATGGTGAGTTAGTTTTTGATCCATTTATGGGTAGTGGCACAACGGCGGCGGCGTGCAAAGAGTTAAATAGAAATTTTATCGGCTGTGAGATAGAGGCTAAATACTGCGAAATGGCCGAAAAAAGGTTAAGAAAAACGATAAAGGGGCTAATATGA
- a CDS encoding VRR-NUC domain-containing protein, translating to MIPKYENTLAYAKATGQVPLEDHEMMYFADWLRVNKIPFTHVANERVASVQYKKKLKAMGTSAGFPDMLVFLPSKIVFVEMKRAKKSLSRVSDEQEDWVDTINCYDYAKAKVCYGSGEAIDFIKSELWRTR from the coding sequence ATGATACCAAAATACGAAAACACCCTAGCATATGCGAAAGCTACGGGGCAAGTGCCGCTGGAAGATCACGAGATGATGTATTTTGCCGACTGGCTACGGGTAAATAAAATCCCTTTTACCCACGTAGCAAACGAAAGAGTAGCTAGCGTGCAATACAAAAAGAAACTAAAAGCTATGGGAACTAGCGCGGGTTTTCCCGATATGCTCGTATTTTTGCCCAGCAAGATCGTATTTGTAGAGATGAAACGAGCAAAAAAGAGCCTAAGCAGAGTATCGGACGAACAAGAGGACTGGGTAGATACTATCAACTGCTACGACTACGCAAAGGCGAAAGTTTGCTACGGCTCGGGCGAGGCGATAGATTTTATCAAGAGCGAGCTATGGAGAACGCGCTGA